GGTATCGTGACTCATGCCAAGTCGACCATTCTTGCATACATCAACATGATCTACGAAGCTCTTGGCAAGGTCTATCCAATCATACAAGACATGATGTCTGACACTATCTGGCGACTTCTACGCTACAAGCTCATGAGTCCCGAGGAGGTCGCTACTTTGGGTCGTGGACTTGTGTTGGCTGCTGAGTTACAGAACCAACATCGATGTAAGGATCATATCAACCTTAAGATGCAACTGGCAGATGCATATCTGGAATCGGGCAAGTATATTGAAGCACGTAGAACGGCAGAAGAGATCAAAGATGTCGAGTACAAGAGCGAGAGGATGATGCCATCGTTGTATATGCTGTTATCAAGGATTGATGAAGCGGAAAGGGGGGCAGAGGGTACTATTGAGTCAGCACTGAGATCTGTGGTGATGAGTATGGAAGTCTTTGGAAAATGGTCTGACTGGACTGTGAACTCGTTGGATTTCTACTACAAAGTTCTCAAGCGTGCTGGGAGGGTTGATGAGGCAATGAGAGTGGTTCAAGACCGTGACTTGGCAATTGAGAAGTTATGTGACAAGTTGGAAGATTCTGGCATCACAGTCTCGGACTGAAAGACTTGAGAGTTTGATGGATACCAACCGACCCCATGCTATCGTAAGTTGGAGGCCATTAATAGAACATTGATATGAAAAGGCAGAGCCACTGCAAGTTCTATCTTCGGACGAGAATAACTTGAAGTCCATAGACCAATAAAGACCTCGGTGTCTTATACCGGCCTTATCTATGCTATATTTGACAACGAGCAAAACCGTTCCCAACGATAGACGGATAGCTTGGTGCCGAATAGAATGATAGAAGAGCGATGTGTGTCATAGACTAGACAAACGGGTCGATGTTAGTGGTTTCAGTTTCAGTCTATTCTAAAGTTATCTCAACTGAAGCACATTTAAGTCAGACACTTTGAGCAAACCAACAAAACTCCTGAGAGCGTATAAGCGACCAACAAGGGGGCATTCGCTTCTATTTTATCGCATTTAAGCATGGCCTGCTAGATAGTCGAAGCGAGAATCCCTCAACCCAAAGCAGAAACACCCGAACATGGGATTACGGATGGAAATGAGCCCACCCACTCCAAAACCAGACATTAAAGCGCGATTCCAGTAAAACCAGGCCTACAATTCGTTGTTGATCCCTAATTCCCGGCATCTCAGGGCCGAGTCGGCCGCTGTTTCGCTTGGCGATGGGACCGTGCTGGTGATTAACGCCGGGAATAGGTCACTAGCCTTGTAGGGCCAGAGCCTGCGCTTTAAAAGGGTTGTCTTACCCCTATGaacagaaaagaaaagaagagaagtgAGGGAGAATAGAGTATTCATTCGTTAATCACAGTCACTCGTTGAGACTTAACTACCCGATAATTTAATCCTATACACTCGTTAATCATGGCCACCAAGTTCCTCACCGCGGCTCTTATCGCCGCTGTCCCAGCCCTGGCCAGGACCGATCTTGCAGGATGCACCAGCTACGACACGGTTCTCAGCAACGCCAATGGAATGTACGCGTCTCGAATTTGGTACGTCCCTGACACGGGCGAGCTGTGCGACTTTCTCGACTGCGGCGGTGGCCGAGCCCCCCCTAAGACAACTGTTCCCGGATGCCCTGGCTACGTCGGCACCGCGACTTATTCtcctctcttcatcaaccccAAGACTCTCGGCGGTGCTGTTCCTGAAGAGACTGGTGATTCCCCCACGAGCACTGAGGAGGATGTGAGCGAGTCTGCTACTATTACTGCGGCGCCTACTACCGAGACTGAGGAGAGTGCTTTAACCACTGAGGCCgagaccgagaccgagaCTGAGACTAAgagcaaggatgatgagaagacttCTACCGATAAGGCCAATGACACAAAGACCATCACCACTCTTGCTACTCATGCAACCCCCTCTGCTTCTTCCGGGGCCGGAGCCGTGGCCGGTTCCGCCTCCGGATCCGATTCCCACTCCGCTTCGCACTCTGACTCCAGCTCCGAGACCGACGCCGCTGCTACCCCGGCCTCTACCGTTTCCACCGCCGGTGCCGTCATGCCCACAGCCGGAGCCTTCCTCGCTCTTGCCGGCGCCGTCATGTACGCCGGAATGCTTTAGATATGATAGACTTGGTCTTGTAGAAAATATAGTACATCTCGGATATGCTTGCCTATTTATACATCCTCCCTCGGCCGCCTTTACCCATCTATAACCTATTCCGCCTGCCCTCAAATTCCGCCGACCTCCCGTGACGGGCGTAGTCACCCTCCCCCCGCCTCCGCCGTAGATCCCGGGGTTCCACCACGACGAGCAATAGGGCGTTGAAGCTGATAGGTCCACCAACCAATGCGCGGTGTAAAATGACAAGATTTAGTATTCAATGGGCGTCTTAGCCTTACGTGAACATGTAGATACAGATACGTTCGATCTGTGCCTTGCTTTACGGGATGCATATAAGATGTCAGCAAAACATGGCACGGAGCCATGATTTCATAGTAGTTCGTAGTTTGTTCGTCCCCAAGCATCGAAACTTGATCAGCAAGAACTTGACTTTTGTCTGTTTTACCCCAGATTCTTTGTTGTCCCTCCACAAGCCTTGAATCTTATCTACCCGTTACCACATGACCCTTTCTTGGACCAACCTTTTCCTCTACGAGTCAAACATCGTTGACTAAACTCACGATCACACGCCCTGATTTCCCCGCCAAGGAAGCCGCCGCTAGCCGTACACCCTTTGTGCTCACGACTACATCATTGTCACGATCCTTACCCATTGGGTAACACGAAAGTCCTGTTTGCTTTCGATTCAAGCTGTGTGACCACCTCCTGTATCCCACCGACTCAATCCAAGCCCTCGGGAACCCTCACCAAACACCAAACACCAAACTTTCGAAACTTGAAGACAATATCATTAACTCGTATATTCATCAATATGGGCTCCCACGACTCTTTGAACCAGGCTGAGGGTGCCCCCCGGTTCTGGTACCGTGATAACTTCTTCCTCACAAACGACAAGTCCTATCTGTGTCCCCAAACTTTCAACAAGTCTCTCGATGACAACTGGTGGAGCAGCCCCTTGCCGCAAGGACAACTCCAAAGAGTGCTGGATAACTGCTTGACTTTGGCGGTGTACTATACTCCACAGACTGCCGAAGAGATGAAGAGTAAGCCAACTGAAACGCAACCGATCCTTAATTCTCCCTTTTCTAACAGTGACACAGGGAATGGCATCGCTCAACCCAAAGATGGCTCTCCGCATAAGATGGTCGGTTTCGCTCGTGTGGTGACCGACTATGTAACTCTCGCCTATCTCACAGACGTATTTGTCCTCGAGGAATTCCAGCGGCGGGGTTTagcatcatggctgatgaAGGCTCTCAAAGAGATAGTTGACGAATGGAAGCACATGCGTGGGCTTCTCCTCATGACACACGACCAAGCCGCAGCTCGGCTGTATCAAAGGGAGTTAGGCGCCCAAGAGTTCGAAAAGGGACCATCAGCCGGACTAGTAATGCTCGAAATGGCCGGTCCAGCCGAGAAGCCCACGCCCAAGCATTGATgtgcttttgcttttgtgTTTTTGTTATCTAGCGATGCATTTACTCAGAACTCTCTTGCTGGGTTATTCATCTTGTGTGTGAGAATTTGCAAAATCTGTTTAGCGCTGTGATCCGGACATGGCGGCTCGCATCTCAATGGCGCGTTTATACGGGGGAGCAATGGGGGGCTGGACGGGATCTAGAGAGACGTAGTCCTCAGGGAGCTGGTATGATGCATCGGAGTCAAAGGCGGATAGATCTCCACAAGCAATGAACGGTGCAACCCATCGAGTGCTTCTCTCCGTGTCCTCGGTCGTCTCGTCGTAAACCTCCATTTCCACGACACCTTCATCCTTTATCGTCGAATCCTGCATGTCAACATcacccttctccttgagcaTCTCCTCCAATCGTCCACCAACACCGAGAGGCTCTTCGAGGCTGGCGCGGAAACCGGCGGGAGGCTGGAAGTTGATGCACACAATGAAAGCTTCCACACTGCTTGCGCGACTGCTGCGGGGCTTGGCGACGATGACCTTCTCAAAGAATATCTTAAGTTGCGCGTAGAGAACATCGACGTTTCTTCCGCGGAATATCTTGGCGACGAACTTGCCTCCAGGCTTGAGGACACAGAGGGCTAGGTTCAAGGCGGCGAAGAGTAGTTGAGACTGGACGTAGATGTCGAGGTCATGAAGACCTGTCACGTCAGGAGCTCCATCGCTCAGAACTAGATCAACCGGGTGCGAGGCCTGGGTGCCAGCAGTCTTGGGATCATAAGAAGGGTCAAGTGCTGAAAGTAGCAGAGGAACTGTCGCAGGATGTGTGATATCGGCTCGAAGTGTTGTAATACCCGCAAGTGGTGAAATAGGTTGCAAATCGATCGACACAATCTTGACATCTTCTCTGGGCTTTGTAGTCTCTTGTTGCTCCTCCTGAACCTTCTCAGTTTCCGTCATTTGCTCGCTGTCGCTGTCCTTGGGTATTATTCCCAGCATCTGCTGTCGAAACTTGGCTTCCTTATCCTGCCAAGCAGCCCTTCCAAACTTTTCGCCCTTGATCAGTACGCGGGATAGTACTTGCGACCAACTTCCGGGTGCGGCGCAGAGGTCGACGACTCGAGTGACATCGGCGAACAGGTCGAATTCTGAAGGAGGATGTTAGCTACAGAGCATTGCTTGATCTTAACGGCGACCTACCCTCGTCCAATTGGAGAAGTTTAAAGGCACTTCGAGCGCGCCATCCTTGCTCCTTGGCAAGTCGGTAGTAGGCGTCGCGTTTATCTTTTGAGGACTTTCCCATTGTGTCGATGtatcttggtcttgatgctgagattgaATTTTTTTTTGGATCTGAATTTGGTGCCCcgcgttgaagatggtgggtTGGTGGGGTGTTCTTAGAAGTACCCCTCCATAAGACGGGATTGGCTTGTGAATTCAGGTCGTTTTGCTATTCATTTGGATGTCTATGACACACTCCTCAGATAACGCTGTCTAATTAAATACATAATTTTCGTGTCTGAACAAGAGTCTATCGCTAAAAACCCAATTCATCTCCTACAACCTCCAAAGCCTCTCTCAAAAGGCTACCAACCTTCTCGTCACCAACTACACCAGATGCTCGTACAATAAGAGGATATAATCTCAACAAATGCTTTCTCTCATCACTCTCAATATTATCCAATTCTGGAATGGCGCTCTTGTCGCTCTTCAACTCGACCAGCCTCTGTAGAATCCACAATAATTCCCTTCGCTGGCTTAGGGGTTGGGGCATCTTGCCTCGCAGAGGTTGATCAGCGATGTAAGCCCTCAGTGTCAACGCACACCGAAGAATGAGGAATGGTGCAGCTGTACTGGCAATGCGGGCGTGAAGAGTAATAGGTGACTCGGCAAACTGGCTATGCCTTGGATCTGGTGATTTGGGTGTTGGGGGTTGGATGACAATTGTTGGCTCATCTTTAGCAGCAACCAAACCAAACAGCACTTCACAAGCGACATAAGCCATCTTCACACGCCTGGTCGGCAAAACCGATACTGTTCGCCCTGCACGAGGAGCATAGAGGGCTGATAAGCCCTTCTCGTGTGTGCCGTTGATGATCGACTCTTCATCTGGCGAGGGGGCATGAATTACTGAAGTCTTGAAAAGGCTTTCGGCGTAAGCCTTGCGAGCCTTCTCAGAAACAGCTGCGGCTCCAAGTGCGGGAGTAATGAGTTCTCGCAGCTTGTGGAAAGATGCAATGTCGAACTCTTCGTCGCCTGCGAAGTCGGTACCTGGAGGAGCAACACTACAATCCGCGCTCATGACACCATCAGCAATGGCGACGATCGTGGTCCAGATATTCTGGGCAACTCCGTTTGGCAGCTCGAGGCTGGTGATCTGCGACAGAGTCGCTTCTAGGATGGTAAGTGCTGTAGATGTAGCTAGCCTCCATGGTTGCGTGGATTTCGTTATCGTAGGGAAACCGTATTTTAACTCAATGGGTTTGCATAAAGCCTTCAAAGCCTCAGAGAAGGAGTTGCTGCGGTAGATGTCTGAGTCCTTCGAGTGCTCAAGAATAAGCTTCTCGAGTGTCTTCATGCTCACCTTTGAAAGCGCAATGTACGTACGTTTAGATCCTGGCTTTGAGAAGTTGGCCTGCATAAAAGGCAAGACCAGAAAATCCGCAACTTGAGTAATCATGGCCGATGGCGCTCCTTCAACATCTGTTCGAATCATTTGGACAGCTTCGAGAATATGTGCCTGTAAAGGCGTCACATATTCGATATCTTGGACGTAATTGCCAACTGAGGCTTCGTCCAAAGTCTCTCGAAGAAGTGTCAGAATTCTACCAACTCGTTTCacttcaagatcttcctGTACAAGTCGATAGATCTCTGTCAAGGCAGATACATATGCAATGAGGCAATTCTGGTTGTCTTCAGCCTTTTCATCAACAGGCTTAGAGGTCGGAACTCCTCTTGCCCACAGATCCCACGCAATATCGATCGCTGTTTTGCTGAAGACAGAGTTGCCCTCAGTGGTCGTCTGAGACAGAATATGAGCAAGCGCTTTGAAGGTTGCGgtgttgatatcaaggacTTGAAAGTCAAGTAGGGTGGTGAGATGAGAAAGTAACTCTTGCCATAGGTGATCGAATGAGGGGTGGCCAGTAAGAATATCAAGGTAATTAGCGAGGAGGCTGGAGATGCCGTTGAGAACAACAACGGCCGTCTCAGTCCACTCAGCCCGGTCACTGTCCTcggcatcttcttcctcatccgACTGTAGAACTTTGATCTCCTGCTCGATCGATGACAAGAGCTTAAAGACAACCGACTTGACACATATCGACCAAGACTCAGGGCTGAGTCGATCACCGTAGGCATCAAAGATCCTGAGCAAAGTCTGAATTGCACTGTTGCGAAGCTCAAGTCTGTCATCAGTGGTAACATTGGTCAGTCGCAGCAGAAGCAACATCCACAATGCTGCATCAGAGCTCTTATGGTCATGATCAGCTGCCATCTTTTCCAGATCAGAAAGCTCAGTGTTTTGCATCATGTCTGCAGTGATGGCGAGAGACTCATTCTTCGCTGAGAGAAAGTCTGACAGCACCCAGAAAAACGTCACCGTCTAAAGAgaattagtattatttacCCTCACAAAGTTACTAGCAACTTACAGTCAAAGCGATATTGAGATCATCATCTTGTGAGCAGAACTTGTACAGATTGTCCACCAGGATCAAGAAGCATGAGTTTGGTAGCGACGCTAGGAAGTCTGAGCAAATTAGTTGGAGAGAGTTGAAAGAAGACCTAATAAGTCTTGCTGATCGGGTGTCAAGAAGAATGGGGTTGGCCACTGAGCCGCGGCGGTAAGCAGGATCGAATTCCCTGGTAATAAAGATGGTGCCAATGATCTCGAAGGCTATGTCCCAACCCTTGACCAATGTTTCTCCATTGCCCTCAATGATGCTTTGAAGACCATCGAGGATGATTTTGTGAATATCGATATCTGTTGAATGACTAGCAAGGGAAACTTCTCGGTCACCTTTGAGGAGAGGCGCCAGTGACCTACGGAGGGCCTCAAAGAACCGGAGCTGAATCTCCCCGCGAGCCTCCTCCGGCAGGGAAGAGGTGACATTGGCAGCCTCCAGGACTAGTTTCACAAGAATGTCTGCTGCCCTGGTTCTGACAGATGAGttcatggaagaagaggtgAGAGTGTCAATCAGCTCATTAGTCAACACGTCCCAACCAGATTCTTCTGGGCTGTACTCCAATAATCTCTCAATGTTGATTGTGgcaagctcgccaagcttagcaAGTGCGaattgatcttcttgagttGACCCAGAACTCATTTGCTGACCAGAAAACCTACGGCCCTGTACAACGGGAGCCTTGAGCTGTTGACCATCAGACGGTGTCTGCGGCTGAGTGGTGATCTCAGGCTGCTCAACTGGCTTCTGTGTCAACAAACTACAGACTGCTGCTACCACTTTCAGGAATGACTCATTGGGAAAGTCAACCGTGCTCTCAATAAGTCTGGATGCCGCTGTTTCCACCGCACGAACCTCGGAGCCGAAGTTGGCCATCAACGTTGCAGCTTCACTGTCACCACCTGCATCCGGTCCTCGGTTCATAGTTGGTGTTCTGCCAGGAGACTTTCCGCTTACAAAAAGTACAAAGTCAGCCTGTTGAAGTGTCTCCAGAATGATACTCCAAGCTCCTGCCAAAGTTGGACCCAGCGCTATGCCCAAGTTCAGAAGTGCCCGAAGACATAGCAAGTTTCGAGTATTCAAAGAAGCGACAGAAGCATCAAATGAGGCCTGTCGTCCTTTGTCGGCCGTGGGGGTGGTGGGTGTCAGGCTATCAACGCTCAGAAGGCCTCGGGCGTTGCTAAAGAGACTGCCGTCGGTCGGTGTGCTTGGTGTTTGTGGTCGAGGTTGGCCAGCATTGACACAAGCTGTGAGAACATTAGGTGGGACGGCGGCTTTGCCCAAAGTTGTAAGGAAAGCATCCCGAGGAGTCGATAATTGTAACAACCCAGCAACGTGAGCAAATCGTTGGAAGGCACGGACTAGTCCATGGTAGTATTCGGAATCGAGTGCAGCGTATAAGAAGGTAGAGCAGGTCGCAAGAATTGCAGGCCAGCACTCCTCAACGATTGTAGCACAGATCCTGACTTCGGAATGAAGAGGATGGTCCTCTAAGGAGAGCGGGTTTAGGGGAACTGGGTTCTTCTTAAAAGATGCCGACCTTTCCATCTTCCCTCTGGGTGGTGTACTCTCTTGCTCAGACGGCGGTGCAGGTGAATCGCGACCAAATTCTTGTCGAGAGGTTCTTTTTCGGTTCCTCGTTTCATTTGGAACTGTGAGAGGTAGTATGAACTTGGCAAGACCGTCAGATACAGACGATATACaagccaacaccaagctgTAGAGATAAGACTCTGGTATAGTAGGTGCCTCCGTCTTATCGAGCTGATCGATACAAGGAACCCGAACTGAGCTGAATTGGGTGCTGATACCCGTTGTTGTCGTCTCTGCACCAACTGGCCCTGTCATCAGACCTGTCATGCCACTCGCTTCAGCAATGGCTTGTTCAGAAGAGCCATTTGTGCTCGAGCTAGTTGTAGGGAGTGACGATGAATGTCCGAGTCCAATTACAGCAGGTTTTTCTGTGCTTAAGCGCACGAAAGTGGCAATCAAGGGCTTAAGGACATCCTTCTCTCCTTCTTTAGCATCAAACATTGCGTAGATTCGTCTGAGCAGGGCATGGTCTGCAAAGATTCCACGGAAAACTTCCATACACAGTGCTCTCTTCCAGACGGTTTCATCTTGATCGAGAATTTGTGTCAGAACAGTC
This genomic stretch from Fusarium oxysporum f. sp. lycopersici 4287 chromosome 2, whole genome shotgun sequence harbors:
- a CDS encoding 23S rRNA (-2'-O)-methyltransferase gives rise to the protein MGKSSKDKRDAYYRLAKEQGWRARSAFKLLQLDEEFDLFADVTRVVDLCAAPGSWSQVLSRVLIKGEKFGRAAWQDKEAKFRQQMLGIIPKDSDSEQMTETEKVQEEQQETTKPREDVKIVSIDLQPISPLAGITTLRADITHPATVPLLLSALDPSYDPKTAGTQASHPVDLVLSDGAPDVTGLHDLDIYVQSQLLFAALNLALCVLKPGGKFVAKIFRGRNVDVLYAQLKIFFEKVIVAKPRSSRASSVEAFIVCINFQPPAGFRASLEEPLGVGGRLEEMLKEKGDVDMQDSTIKDEGVVEMEVYDETTEDTERSTRWVAPFIACGDLSAFDSDASYQLPEDYVSLDPVQPPIAPPYKRAIEMRAAMSGSQR